One segment of Patescibacteria group bacterium DNA contains the following:
- a CDS encoding Bro-N domain-containing protein: MIEKVPTKIAIFKGKKIRKTIHNNEWWFVIVDIVAVLTDSVQPEGYIKDMRRRDPELSKGWGQIATPLSIQTEGGLQKMNCSTTEGIFRIIQSIPSPKAEPFKRWLAKVGYERVREIENPELATKRTRMLYKLKGYSEDWIEKRMRGIAIREELTDEWQKRGARKQIEYEILTAEISQATFGLKPNEYKKLKGLKRENLRDHMDDFELIFTMLGERSTTEIHRTEDSKGVPKLKKDAGRGGGIAGNARKELEKELGRSVVSKKNYLPRLKGILEKRDNKKFLTSLQPTL, from the coding sequence ATGATTGAAAAAGTACCTACTAAAATTGCGATATTTAAGGGGAAAAAGATTAGAAAAACTATTCATAATAATGAGTGGTGGTTTGTAATTGTGGATATAGTAGCGGTACTAACAGATTCGGTTCAACCAGAGGGGTATATTAAAGATATGCGTCGCAGAGATCCCGAACTTTCTAAAGGGTGGGGGCAAATTGCCACCCCCCTTTCCATCCAAACTGAAGGGGGTTTACAAAAGATGAATTGCTCCACTACCGAAGGAATTTTTAGAATTATTCAATCCATCCCCTCTCCAAAAGCTGAACCATTTAAACGTTGGTTAGCTAAAGTTGGCTATGAAAGGGTGCGAGAGATAGAGAATCCGGAGCTTGCTACCAAACGAACAAGAATGCTTTACAAGTTAAAAGGCTATAGTGAAGATTGGATTGAAAAGAGAATGCGCGGAATTGCTATTCGCGAAGAATTAACAGATGAGTGGCAAAAGCGAGGAGCGAGAAAGCAAATAGAATATGAAATTTTAACCGCGGAGATTTCGCAGGCTACCTTTGGGTTAAAACCTAATGAATATAAAAAACTAAAAGGACTGAAACGGGAGAATTTAAGAGACCATATGGATGATTTTGAACTTATTTTTACCATGCTTGGGGAACGGTCTACAACTGAAATTCATCGCACAGAAGATTCAAAGGGTGTGCCAAAATTAAAAAAGGACGCAGGAAGAGGTGGGGGGATTGCGGGAAACGCCAGAAAAGAACTTGAAAAAGAATTGGGAAGGTCAGTTGTTTCTAAAAAGAACTACCTACCTCGTCTGAAGGGTATTCTTGAAAAACGGGATAACAAGAAATTTCTAACCAGTTTACAGCCGACCTTATGA
- a CDS encoding ABC transporter permease, whose product MPIGWIIRQINFQAGKRAVQSQIQSIGSNLLTVSPGSRSSGIVRGAAGGATTLTNEDAQAIKSSSQVTTIKSVSPEYSGRAQVTAGRNNTNTQIIGVEPIYAEVRKITLISGSFITAQNILVLSKVAVLGPTVAKDLFGAGVDTVGQSIRISGKTFQVIGITKSKGGSGMQNQDVANADFRIMSQADILETASAVTGTFTSMLSGIAAISLLVGGIGIMNIMLMSVTERTREIGLRKALGAKKKVIILQFLTESIILTFSGGIIGVIIGVVGFYIYSKINSSIFAVSANSVLLAFAVSAGIGVLFGWYPARKAANLQPIEALRYE is encoded by the coding sequence TTGCCGATCGGTTGGATTATCCGCCAAATAAACTTTCAGGCGGGCAAGCGGGCGGTTCAGTCTCAAATTCAGTCTATCGGCTCAAATTTGCTAACGGTTTCGCCCGGTTCCCGCTCGTCTGGAATTGTTCGCGGAGCGGCGGGAGGGGCAACAACTTTAACTAATGAAGACGCGCAAGCTATAAAAAGTTCGTCGCAAGTAACTACCATAAAAAGCGTGTCTCCTGAGTATTCCGGTCGCGCGCAAGTAACCGCGGGACGAAACAATACTAATACGCAAATTATTGGCGTTGAACCAATTTACGCGGAAGTTAGAAAAATAACTCTTATCTCGGGAAGTTTTATAACCGCTCAAAATATTTTAGTACTTTCAAAAGTGGCAGTTTTAGGACCAACTGTGGCGAAGGATTTGTTTGGCGCGGGGGTTGACACGGTGGGACAAAGTATTAGGATTTCTGGAAAAACATTTCAAGTTATTGGTATAACTAAATCAAAAGGAGGGTCGGGAATGCAAAATCAGGATGTGGCAAACGCCGATTTTAGAATTATGTCGCAGGCGGATATTTTAGAAACGGCATCGGCAGTTACTGGAACTTTTACCAGTATGCTTTCTGGAATTGCGGCAATTTCTTTGCTGGTGGGCGGGATTGGAATTATGAATATTATGCTTATGTCCGTTACGGAAAGAACAAGGGAAATAGGGTTAAGAAAGGCGTTGGGAGCAAAGAAAAAAGTTATTATACTTCAATTTCTTACCGAATCTATTATTTTAACTTTTAGTGGCGGGATAATTGGGGTGATTATTGGTGTTGTTGGGTTTTATATTTACTCCAAAATTAACAGTTCCATTTTTGCGGTTTCGGCAAACTCTGTTTTGCTTGCCTTTGCCGTATCGGCAGGGATTGGAGTGTTGTTTGGTTGGTACCCCGCTCGTAAAGCCGCTAACTTACAGCCTATAGAGGCATTGCGTTATGAGTAA
- a CDS encoding cupin domain-containing protein produces the protein MAGYVENIEKLTLENSFFRKVLFTAPHSQLVLMCLKPNEDIGMEVHNNVDQFFRIEEGEGKVILNGEEHIISDGSAVIVPAGTEHNVINTSADKNLKLYTIYSPANHKDGTVHQTRAEAMVAEEEE, from the coding sequence ATGGCAGGATATGTAGAAAACATTGAAAAATTAACTTTAGAAAATAGCTTTTTTAGAAAAGTGCTTTTTACCGCGCCTCATTCGCAATTGGTTTTAATGTGTCTTAAACCAAATGAAGATATTGGAATGGAAGTCCATAACAATGTAGATCAATTTTTTAGGATTGAGGAAGGCGAAGGAAAAGTTATTCTAAACGGCGAGGAACATATAATCAGTGATGGGTCTGCGGTAATAGTTCCAGCGGGAACCGAGCATAATGTAATAAATACTTCTGCAGACAAAAACCTTAAGTTATACACCATATACAGCCCGGCAAACCACAAAGACGGTACGGTTCACCAAACCAGAGCGGAAGCTATGGTCGCCGAGGAAGAGGAATAA
- a CDS encoding DMT family transporter — MTWILLACGSVLFFTSLNLLQRIVAVESKNPRAMAVVFNFIAAVIALLIFFTMGSFRDFTLSTSPKAWLALVVASFCYAMFERGRFVASKLLDASVLTTVMNISVLVAFISAIFLYSEPLTSHKLLGGILIITALVIVSLNNNKTKTKKSSAKGVAIAVLISIMLGLGWALDKLGAQSFNAETYSIFIWTVPVIFIYFPRVKFSAIKSELKIASWRVFALAGLNVVGYLLQLKALETAEATRVIPIVQTSTLFTVLMGILFLKERQHILRKIIAGVTAIAGVYFLI; from the coding sequence ATGACTTGGATATTATTGGCTTGCGGTTCCGTACTTTTCTTTACCTCGCTTAATTTATTGCAGAGGATAGTTGCTGTTGAGAGTAAAAACCCCCGAGCAATGGCGGTAGTGTTTAATTTTATCGCCGCAGTAATTGCTCTTTTAATTTTCTTTACAATGGGTTCTTTCAGAGATTTTACTTTATCTACTTCTCCAAAAGCTTGGTTAGCGCTAGTAGTAGCCTCTTTTTGTTACGCTATGTTTGAGAGGGGACGTTTCGTTGCTTCCAAACTTTTAGACGCTTCTGTTCTAACCACAGTGATGAATATAAGTGTTTTAGTAGCGTTTATCAGTGCTATCTTTCTATATTCCGAACCTTTAACGTCCCACAAATTGTTGGGGGGGATATTAATTATTACAGCGTTGGTTATAGTTTCTCTTAATAACAATAAAACCAAAACCAAAAAATCTTCGGCAAAAGGGGTAGCTATAGCTGTATTAATCAGTATTATGTTGGGGTTGGGGTGGGCTTTGGATAAACTAGGCGCGCAATCTTTTAATGCGGAGACCTACAGCATTTTTATTTGGACTGTTCCAGTTATTTTTATATATTTTCCTCGCGTCAAATTCAGCGCGATTAAATCAGAACTAAAAATTGCGTCGTGGAGAGTTTTTGCGCTTGCGGGGTTAAATGTTGTGGGTTATCTACTGCAACTAAAAGCGCTGGAAACTGCCGAAGCAACAAGAGTAATACCTATTGTCCAGACATCCACGCTTTTCACCGTTCTTATGGGGATACTCTTTCTAAAGGAAAGGCAACACATTTTAAGAAAAATAATTGCTGGTGTAACAGCTATAGCGGGAGTATATTTTTTAATTTGA
- a CDS encoding HlyD family efflux transporter periplasmic adaptor subunit, with translation MKKLGAIKNYLFKVSIKKKFIFLVIIIVLAILIRHTIVNSQSKETTYETAIATKGSLITAISASGSITAGNSTNVTTKVSGVVKKVYVTNGDTVKKGQKIADVELDDYAKERETIAWVNYLDALEAVKTAEKSKVDAKIQLLTDQQAILDADDAVAHQKNDEELDYSEYEKAVFDETLTQAKKAVEVSELKYKNADAEIWAAYAKSTSKLRDYQENSSTILAPSAGVISDVTLSSGSVISANSTTSNTSGATIVSAQTIGKISNPNGQLIASVNLPEMDIINIKANQKALLTLDAFPDKSFTGKVLAVNTSGSISSGVTSYPVTILLDPTSLDIYPNMSVNVEIITRIKNEVILVPTVSITTVGGASTIQVKKDNIFTTVQVEVGESNDYQTEIISGINEGDEVVTAVITAGDNNQTNNTPSPFSGFGGTGGRSPRGF, from the coding sequence ATGAAAAAATTGGGGGCTATAAAAAACTATCTATTTAAAGTTTCTATCAAAAAGAAGTTTATATTTTTGGTTATTATTATAGTCCTTGCTATTTTAATTAGGCATACGATTGTTAATTCTCAAAGCAAAGAGACAACTTACGAGACCGCAATTGCCACGAAAGGTTCTTTAATTACCGCAATTTCCGCTTCCGGTTCCATAACCGCGGGAAACAGTACCAATGTAACCACAAAAGTATCGGGAGTGGTAAAAAAAGTTTATGTGACTAACGGTGATACTGTAAAGAAAGGGCAAAAAATTGCCGATGTGGAGCTTGACGATTACGCGAAGGAACGAGAAACTATCGCGTGGGTGAACTATCTTGACGCGTTGGAAGCGGTAAAAACAGCCGAAAAAAGCAAAGTTGACGCTAAAATACAATTGCTAACTGACCAACAGGCAATTCTTGACGCGGATGACGCGGTTGCCCACCAAAAAAATGACGAGGAGTTGGATTATTCGGAATACGAAAAGGCGGTTTTTGACGAGACTTTAACACAAGCTAAAAAAGCGGTTGAAGTTTCTGAATTAAAATATAAAAACGCTGACGCGGAGATTTGGGCGGCTTATGCCAAATCAACATCCAAATTACGAGATTATCAAGAAAACTCCTCAACTATTTTAGCGCCCTCTGCCGGAGTAATAAGCGATGTAACGCTTTCTTCCGGCTCTGTTATATCCGCCAATTCCACCACCAGCAACACCAGCGGGGCGACAATTGTTTCTGCCCAAACAATTGGAAAAATAAGTAACCCTAATGGACAGCTTATTGCCTCGGTAAATTTGCCTGAAATGGATATCATTAATATAAAAGCTAATCAAAAAGCCCTTCTTACTTTGGATGCTTTTCCCGATAAATCTTTTACAGGAAAAGTGCTGGCGGTAAACACCAGTGGGAGTATAAGCTCGGGAGTTACCTCTTACCCGGTTACGATTTTGCTTGACCCAACATCTCTGGATATATATCCTAATATGTCAGTTAATGTGGAGATAATTACCCGTATTAAAAACGAGGTAATCTTGGTTCCCACCGTGTCCATTACAACCGTTGGAGGCGCATCCACCATACAAGTTAAAAAGGATAATATTTTTACCACGGTTCAAGTTGAAGTGGGGGAGTCAAACGACTATCAAACCGAAATAATATCTGGAATTAACGAAGGAGATGAAGTAGTAACAGCTGTGATAACAGCAGGGGATAATAATCAAACGAACAATACTCCTTCTCCATTTAGCGGATTTGGAGGAACTGGCGGCAGGTCCCCGCGAGGTTTTTAA